One Microbacterium esteraromaticum genomic window carries:
- a CDS encoding purine-cytosine permease family protein, whose translation MARMAHSDDFALSRVTPEARKPWFGIAVQRFGQVSALSQFLLGATLGFSMTFGEAVLAFLFGSLILEVIMCVVGFIGQREGLNTALLARWTGFGEIGASLVGLAIGISLIGWFGIQSAISAQSLDALMPGVLPVWVWSLIFGLAVTAIVAFGFVGMQWLANVTVPLFLVLVGWSVISELSRHDIGELLTSPAPGPTMSVWAGTGIVAGGLIVGAIITGDMTRFNRSRADVIKQTVVGVSLGEFVIGLAGVLLAHAAGTGDIVAIVTSSVGFIGLFIVLTGTLKINDWNLYSSTLGLVNFISTAFGRNLHRVTTTIVLGVVGSILAAVGILGQFTSFLVVLSVAFPPIAGIMVAEYYFVRRWRADLDATRETGTLPATAPRLVPATIVVWLVSSLVGYFVTWGIPSLLSLFLSMVLYVIAGKLGLVRGVGVATTRQAPASDSQPVSA comes from the coding sequence ATGGCACGCATGGCGCACTCCGATGACTTCGCGCTCTCCCGAGTCACGCCCGAAGCACGCAAGCCCTGGTTCGGGATCGCCGTGCAGCGATTCGGTCAGGTCTCCGCCCTCTCGCAGTTCCTGCTCGGGGCGACACTGGGCTTCAGCATGACCTTCGGCGAGGCAGTCCTCGCCTTCCTGTTCGGCTCGCTCATCCTCGAGGTGATCATGTGCGTGGTCGGATTCATCGGTCAGCGCGAGGGGCTGAACACCGCGCTCCTGGCCCGATGGACCGGCTTCGGCGAGATCGGCGCCTCGCTCGTCGGCCTCGCCATCGGCATCAGCCTGATCGGCTGGTTCGGCATCCAGTCCGCGATCTCCGCGCAGTCCCTCGACGCGCTGATGCCCGGAGTCCTGCCGGTGTGGGTGTGGAGCCTCATCTTCGGTCTTGCTGTCACGGCGATCGTCGCCTTCGGCTTCGTCGGGATGCAGTGGCTCGCGAACGTCACCGTGCCGCTGTTCCTGGTGCTGGTCGGCTGGTCGGTCATCAGCGAGCTCAGCCGTCACGACATCGGAGAGCTGCTCACCAGCCCGGCCCCCGGTCCGACGATGAGCGTGTGGGCCGGCACCGGCATCGTCGCCGGCGGCCTCATCGTCGGTGCGATCATCACGGGGGACATGACCCGCTTCAACCGCTCCCGCGCCGATGTCATCAAGCAGACCGTGGTGGGCGTCTCGCTCGGCGAGTTCGTGATCGGTCTGGCTGGAGTTCTGCTCGCACACGCCGCCGGCACCGGCGACATCGTCGCGATCGTCACCTCGTCGGTCGGATTCATCGGCCTGTTCATCGTGCTCACCGGCACGCTGAAGATCAACGACTGGAACCTGTACTCGTCGACCCTCGGCCTGGTGAACTTCATCTCCACGGCGTTCGGCCGCAACCTGCACCGCGTCACCACGACGATCGTGCTCGGCGTCGTCGGGTCGATCCTCGCCGCCGTCGGGATCCTGGGTCAGTTCACCTCGTTCCTCGTCGTGCTCAGCGTCGCGTTCCCGCCCATCGCCGGCATCATGGTCGCCGAGTACTACTTCGTGCGACGCTGGCGCGCCGACCTCGACGCCACTCGCGAGACGGGCACCCTGCCCGCGACCGCCCCGCGGCTCGTGCCTGCCACCATCGTCGTCTGGCTGGTGTCGTCGCTCGTCGGCTACTTCGTCACCTGGGGCATCCCGTCGCTGCTCAGCCTCTTCCTCTCGATGGTGCTGTACGTCATCGCAGGCAAGCTCGGGCTGGTGCGCGGCGTCGGTGTCGCCACCACCCGCCAGGCGCCCGCATCCGACTCCCAGCCCGTCAGCGCCTGA
- a CDS encoding hydantoinase/oxoprolinase N-terminal domain-containing protein yields MHIGIDVGGTNTDAVLMEGTRTLAGVKHSTTEDVTSGIVQAIEDLRANHPFEGSDIDAVMIGTTHFINALVQASRLAPTAALRLGLPATRALPPLVDWPEVLVEATRARSYLAHGGYEFDGRPISPLDPDELRAHAEDMKANGIRSVAISSVFSPVNHDLETQAAEIIASVLGDDVAISLSHEIGRIGLLERENATIINAALRELASEIVDGLTSAVRAQGIEAPIFLSQNDGTLMDDEYVRRYPVATFASGPTNSMRGAATTSGLDDCAVIDVGGTTADIGLLIKGFPRETANEVKVAGIRTNFRMPDVLSLGIGGGSIVDEQTGEVGPASVGYRLTTEALVFGGSTLTATDIAVAAGRADVGDASKVAHLDPALVARVLDRIAERVSEAVDRMRTSPEPIAVVAVGGGSILLPDELPMFGTVHRPENYAVANAIGASIAQVGGEIDKVYAIEPGRREETIAEVRAEAVDKAVAAGAKPSTVTIIDFDEVPIPYLPGNATRIRAKAVGDLDMGA; encoded by the coding sequence ATGCACATCGGCATCGACGTCGGCGGGACGAACACCGACGCAGTACTCATGGAGGGCACCCGCACACTGGCGGGGGTCAAGCACTCCACGACCGAGGACGTCACGAGCGGCATCGTGCAGGCGATCGAGGACCTGCGGGCCAACCACCCCTTCGAGGGCTCTGACATCGATGCCGTGATGATCGGCACCACGCACTTCATCAACGCGCTGGTGCAGGCCAGTCGACTCGCACCGACGGCGGCCCTCCGTCTCGGCCTCCCCGCGACGCGGGCGCTGCCGCCGCTGGTGGACTGGCCCGAGGTGCTCGTCGAAGCCACCCGCGCGCGCAGCTACCTGGCGCACGGCGGCTACGAGTTCGACGGACGCCCGATCTCGCCGCTCGACCCCGACGAGCTGCGCGCTCACGCCGAGGACATGAAGGCGAACGGCATCCGCTCCGTCGCCATCTCCTCGGTGTTCAGCCCGGTCAACCACGACCTCGAGACGCAGGCCGCCGAGATCATCGCCTCCGTGCTCGGCGACGACGTCGCCATCTCGCTCTCGCACGAGATCGGCCGCATCGGACTGCTCGAGCGCGAGAACGCCACCATCATCAACGCCGCGCTGCGCGAGCTCGCCTCCGAGATCGTCGACGGACTCACCTCAGCGGTGCGCGCCCAGGGCATCGAGGCGCCCATCTTCCTCAGCCAGAACGACGGCACGCTGATGGACGACGAGTACGTGCGCCGGTACCCGGTGGCCACCTTCGCGTCCGGTCCCACCAACTCGATGCGAGGAGCCGCGACCACGAGCGGACTCGACGACTGCGCCGTGATCGATGTCGGCGGCACCACCGCCGACATCGGCCTGCTGATCAAGGGGTTCCCGCGCGAGACGGCCAATGAGGTCAAGGTCGCGGGCATCCGCACCAACTTCCGCATGCCCGACGTGCTCTCGCTCGGGATCGGCGGCGGCAGCATCGTCGATGAGCAGACCGGCGAGGTGGGACCGGCATCGGTCGGCTACCGCCTCACGACCGAGGCGCTGGTGTTCGGCGGCAGCACGCTGACCGCCACCGACATCGCCGTGGCCGCGGGACGCGCCGACGTCGGCGACGCGTCGAAGGTCGCCCACCTCGATCCGGCGCTCGTGGCGCGCGTGCTCGACCGCATCGCCGAGCGCGTCTCCGAGGCCGTGGACCGGATGCGCACCTCGCCCGAGCCGATCGCGGTCGTGGCGGTCGGCGGCGGATCCATCCTGCTGCCGGACGAGCTGCCGATGTTCGGAACCGTGCACCGGCCCGAGAACTATGCCGTGGCCAACGCCATCGGGGCCTCCATCGCCCAGGTCGGCGGCGAGATCGACAAGGTCTACGCCATCGAACCGGGACGCCGCGAGGAGACGATCGCCGAGGTGCGAGCCGAGGCCGTCGACAAGGCGGTCGCCGCAGGAGCCAAGCCGTCGACCGTGACGATCATCGACTTCGACGAGGTGCCGATCCCGTACCTCCCCGGCAACGCCACGCGCATCCGCGCGAAGGCCGTCGGCGACCTCGACATGGGGGCGTGA
- a CDS encoding DUF917 domain-containing protein: protein MSWTITAEHIDPLARGAAVLGTGGGGDPYIGALLARQALADADVTVVGLDEVPGDAVVLFVAMMGAPTVMVEKLPSLDEVVEPVRALGVHLGRPITHIACAEVGGVNSTIPIAAAAALGLPLIDADGMGRAFPELQMVLPTLYGVTASPLAFSDEKGNTGVLQTVDNSWTERIARVACVEMGCSVMISGFSMSGAQARESLVAGSLSRCIEIGEVIVAARDDKTDPVAAAVALLGGRELFDGKVVDVQRATTTGFARGRARIDGADDTSITLQFQNEHLVAEKDGQVLATTPDLIMVLEGESGEPITTEALRYGQRVRVIAAPADERWHSAEALAMVGPGYFGYDMPAHRFDGTVSAGQRAEATA from the coding sequence ATGAGCTGGACCATCACCGCAGAGCACATCGATCCACTCGCCCGCGGCGCGGCCGTGCTCGGCACCGGCGGCGGCGGAGACCCGTACATCGGCGCGCTGCTGGCACGCCAGGCGCTCGCCGATGCAGACGTCACCGTCGTCGGCCTCGACGAGGTGCCCGGTGACGCCGTCGTGCTCTTCGTCGCCATGATGGGCGCTCCGACCGTGATGGTCGAGAAGCTGCCCAGCCTGGACGAGGTCGTCGAGCCCGTCCGGGCGCTCGGAGTGCATCTCGGCCGTCCGATCACCCACATCGCCTGTGCGGAGGTGGGAGGTGTGAACTCCACCATTCCGATCGCCGCCGCCGCGGCGCTCGGTCTGCCGCTGATCGACGCCGACGGCATGGGGCGCGCGTTCCCCGAGCTGCAGATGGTGCTCCCCACTCTCTACGGCGTGACCGCCTCGCCGCTGGCGTTCAGCGATGAGAAGGGCAACACGGGGGTGCTGCAGACCGTCGACAACTCGTGGACCGAGCGCATCGCCCGCGTCGCGTGCGTCGAGATGGGATGCTCGGTGATGATCTCGGGCTTCTCGATGTCTGGTGCACAGGCGCGCGAATCGCTCGTCGCCGGCTCGCTGTCGCGCTGCATCGAGATCGGCGAGGTCATCGTCGCGGCGCGCGACGACAAGACCGACCCCGTCGCCGCGGCCGTCGCCCTGCTCGGAGGTCGCGAGCTGTTCGACGGCAAGGTCGTCGACGTGCAGCGCGCGACCACCACCGGGTTCGCGCGCGGCCGGGCGCGGATCGATGGTGCCGACGACACCTCGATCACGCTGCAGTTCCAGAACGAGCACCTCGTCGCAGAGAAGGACGGGCAGGTGCTGGCCACCACGCCCGACCTGATCATGGTGCTCGAGGGCGAGTCGGGTGAGCCGATCACGACCGAGGCGCTGCGTTACGGTCAGCGCGTGCGCGTCATCGCCGCGCCGGCCGACGAGCGCTGGCACTCCGCCGAGGCGCTGGCGATGGTCGGACCGGGCTACTTCGGCTACGACATGCCCGCCCACCGCTTCGACGGCACGGTCTCGGCCGGTCAGCGCGCTGAGGCGACAGCGTGA
- a CDS encoding DUF917 domain-containing protein, translating into MSWQLTAADLPDLARGATLLGTGGGGDPYIGKMLVERVLGDGAITILDPDELADDLFVIPTAQMGAPTVMVEKIPAGTEPTLALRTLEDHLGRRADATMPIECGGINSMIPLIVAAETGLPVVDADGMGRAFPELSMETFAVYGVHGSPLALAGERGERVVIDTGDDDRQMEWLARGITIRLGGVGHIAEYPMTGADVRRTAVPRTISMALALGRAIRLARDEHRSPFEAISATLASTLYPHMRELFVGKVVDVERRTTEGFAKGRAVIAPLDEGDDAFEISFQNENLIARHGGRLVAIVPDLICVVDHETAEPITTEGLRYGQRVRVLGISTPEMMRTPAALAAFGPSAFGLGEDFVPVEQVARP; encoded by the coding sequence GTGAGCTGGCAGCTGACTGCCGCAGATCTGCCCGATCTCGCGCGGGGAGCCACGCTGCTCGGCACGGGCGGAGGAGGAGATCCGTACATCGGCAAGATGCTCGTCGAACGCGTTCTCGGCGACGGGGCGATCACCATCCTCGATCCCGACGAGCTGGCCGATGACCTGTTCGTCATCCCCACGGCCCAGATGGGCGCGCCGACCGTGATGGTCGAGAAGATCCCGGCAGGGACCGAGCCCACGCTCGCCCTGCGCACCCTCGAGGATCATCTGGGGCGCAGGGCCGACGCGACCATGCCGATCGAATGCGGCGGCATCAACTCGATGATCCCGCTGATCGTCGCAGCGGAGACCGGCCTTCCCGTGGTCGACGCCGACGGGATGGGCCGTGCGTTCCCCGAGCTGTCGATGGAGACCTTCGCCGTCTACGGCGTGCACGGCTCGCCCCTCGCCCTCGCCGGCGAGCGGGGCGAGCGGGTCGTGATCGACACGGGCGACGACGACCGTCAGATGGAATGGCTCGCCCGCGGGATCACGATCCGCCTCGGCGGCGTCGGCCACATCGCCGAGTACCCGATGACCGGCGCAGACGTGCGCCGCACCGCCGTGCCGCGCACCATCTCGATGGCGCTCGCGCTCGGGCGCGCGATCCGGCTGGCGCGCGATGAGCACCGATCCCCGTTCGAGGCGATCTCGGCGACACTCGCATCCACGCTGTATCCGCACATGCGCGAGCTGTTCGTCGGCAAGGTGGTCGACGTCGAGCGGCGCACGACCGAGGGGTTCGCGAAGGGGCGGGCGGTGATCGCGCCTCTCGACGAGGGCGACGACGCTTTCGAGATCTCGTTCCAGAATGAGAACCTCATCGCCCGTCATGGCGGTCGCCTCGTCGCCATCGTGCCCGACCTCATCTGCGTCGTCGACCATGAGACCGCCGAGCCGATCACGACCGAGGGACTGCGGTACGGCCAGCGGGTGCGGGTGCTCGGGATCTCCACCCCGGAGATGATGCGCACTCCTGCCGCGCTCGCCGCGTTCGGCCCGTCGGCGTTCGGCCTCGGAGAGGACTTCGTCCCGGTCGAGCAGGTGGCGAGGCCGTAA
- a CDS encoding DUF917 family protein, translating into MVSLLGREDLTALARGYALFGSGGGGSTTMLELILAGSSTWPLEVAAPESLDPQTPCLGVAFVGSTILLGERMPGADPFRPLLDAVERWLGHEVPAVCSMEGGGMNGLAPLMLADTHTVVDADCTGRAVPGLDQMSLFVDRVPGIVVACDTGAGGVALVEAARAIDVERVVRAAIIQAGGAGCAVFAGFTVGDLREHAISGHLAHALERGRSFVSTSSRPLAELAEALGARLVAEGRILSVASHADDPHVSAVEIAGVDGAVHRVITRSEALAVLSDGTVVAAAPTVIVVIDAISRDVLEVTELALARHVAVLAIPAPAWWNAHPYRLRHVTPSAYGLADLDVA; encoded by the coding sequence ATGGTGAGCCTGCTCGGGCGTGAGGATCTGACTGCGCTCGCGCGCGGCTATGCGCTGTTCGGCTCCGGAGGCGGTGGATCGACGACTATGCTCGAGCTGATCCTCGCCGGGTCGTCGACCTGGCCGCTCGAGGTCGCCGCGCCCGAGTCACTCGATCCGCAGACGCCGTGCCTCGGCGTCGCGTTCGTCGGATCCACCATCCTCCTTGGCGAGCGGATGCCAGGCGCCGACCCCTTCCGTCCGCTGCTCGACGCGGTCGAGAGATGGCTGGGCCACGAGGTTCCCGCGGTCTGCTCGATGGAAGGCGGCGGCATGAACGGGCTGGCTCCGCTGATGCTCGCCGACACCCACACCGTGGTGGACGCCGACTGCACCGGCCGCGCTGTACCCGGCCTCGATCAGATGTCGCTGTTCGTCGACCGCGTGCCGGGCATCGTCGTCGCCTGCGACACCGGAGCCGGCGGAGTCGCTCTGGTCGAGGCGGCGCGCGCGATAGACGTGGAGAGGGTGGTGCGGGCGGCGATCATCCAGGCAGGCGGTGCCGGATGCGCGGTGTTCGCCGGATTCACGGTGGGCGACCTGCGCGAGCATGCGATCTCAGGTCACCTGGCGCATGCGCTCGAACGGGGTCGTTCGTTCGTGTCCACCTCCTCGCGACCCCTCGCCGAACTCGCTGAGGCGCTCGGCGCCCGCCTGGTCGCCGAGGGTCGCATCCTCTCGGTCGCCTCCCATGCGGACGACCCTCACGTGAGCGCGGTGGAGATCGCAGGCGTCGACGGCGCGGTGCACCGCGTGATCACCCGCTCCGAAGCCCTGGCCGTGCTGAGCGACGGAACGGTCGTCGCGGCTGCACCCACGGTGATCGTCGTCATCGACGCGATCTCCCGCGACGTGCTCGAGGTGACCGAGCTGGCACTGGCGCGTCATGTCGCCGTGCTGGCGATCCCGGCTCCCGCGTGGTGGAACGCCCACCCCTACCGTCTGCGGCACGTCACCCCGTCCGCCTACGGCCTGGCTGATCTGGACGTCGCATGA
- a CDS encoding PucR family transcriptional regulator: protein MSGGLRLSDLLSHPDNGGLVLVAGPSDAAWKAVSVENGETDLAAAAHDRLAVLTSGIPRTTWQQDAMLRRVRDRGYTGLALPGATAIDQGARRLADRLRLTLLDVGRPVQLAKACWMLLEARDALTLGQVRKVAQSFEYSAQDLGDLLRHIAANLGRGVALVDRAGVVLEAGGHLGAELHAAIGFDSWADLARAGDAAAASVRVDSPGRTGLRLALFGDGMGEPQLQALSVAAEIAMPAIAARILIDEVAAINDVTVSSALLRDFTDLRGATDDDVDRRMIERGWRTQGHHLGFHLAARGRLDAFSLLRSLRAGLGAIDAEAHATAAGSGVSGWLTFAEPPGPDRVERTVAALRQLHADALRDFPVATGVGSLQPGPAGLVTTLDEAADAARIAAARSATGWFVRVDSLGLEQLLLAWTGNDTFVPAAESLLAPLREGTGELLTTLAAYLDHESGIAATAAALGLHRNTVALRIRRTQELLGIDMNDPEARLALHLACRAVLMR from the coding sequence ATGAGCGGTGGGCTGCGTCTGAGCGACCTGCTGTCCCATCCCGACAACGGCGGTCTCGTGCTGGTGGCGGGTCCATCGGATGCGGCGTGGAAGGCCGTGTCGGTGGAGAACGGCGAGACGGATCTCGCGGCTGCCGCCCACGATCGGCTCGCGGTGCTCACCTCCGGCATCCCGCGCACCACCTGGCAGCAGGATGCGATGCTCCGCCGAGTCCGCGATCGCGGGTACACGGGCCTCGCGCTGCCCGGCGCCACGGCGATCGACCAGGGTGCACGTCGGCTCGCCGACCGCCTCAGGCTCACGCTGCTCGACGTCGGGCGCCCGGTGCAGCTGGCGAAGGCGTGCTGGATGCTGCTGGAGGCCCGCGATGCGCTGACGCTCGGTCAGGTACGCAAGGTCGCGCAGTCCTTCGAGTACTCCGCCCAGGACCTCGGAGACCTGCTGCGGCACATCGCGGCGAACCTCGGCAGGGGAGTGGCCCTCGTGGATCGTGCCGGGGTCGTCCTCGAAGCAGGTGGACATCTCGGTGCAGAGCTGCATGCGGCGATCGGGTTCGACTCGTGGGCCGACCTCGCGCGTGCCGGCGATGCCGCGGCCGCATCCGTCCGGGTCGACAGCCCCGGGCGCACGGGACTGCGGCTCGCGCTGTTCGGGGACGGGATGGGCGAACCGCAGCTGCAGGCGCTGTCGGTCGCCGCCGAGATCGCGATGCCCGCCATCGCGGCCCGCATCCTGATCGACGAGGTCGCGGCGATCAACGACGTGACCGTGTCATCGGCGCTGCTGCGCGACTTCACCGATCTGCGAGGCGCGACCGACGACGACGTCGACCGGCGGATGATCGAGCGCGGGTGGCGGACTCAGGGGCATCACCTCGGGTTCCACCTGGCCGCGCGAGGGCGGCTCGACGCATTCTCCCTGCTGCGATCGCTGCGGGCAGGACTCGGAGCGATCGATGCCGAGGCGCACGCGACGGCGGCGGGCAGCGGGGTGAGCGGATGGCTGACCTTCGCCGAGCCGCCGGGGCCAGACCGGGTCGAGCGCACGGTCGCCGCGCTGAGGCAGCTGCATGCGGATGCTCTTCGCGACTTCCCCGTCGCCACGGGCGTCGGCTCGCTGCAGCCGGGCCCGGCGGGACTGGTGACGACCCTCGACGAGGCCGCTGACGCCGCGAGGATCGCCGCCGCTCGCTCGGCGACCGGGTGGTTCGTGCGCGTGGACAGCCTCGGTCTCGAGCAGCTGCTCCTCGCCTGGACGGGCAACGACACCTTCGTTCCCGCCGCGGAGTCGCTGCTCGCTCCGCTGCGCGAGGGCACGGGCGAGCTGCTGACCACGCTCGCCGCGTACCTCGACCATGAATCAGGCATCGCCGCCACCGCCGCAGCGCTCGGCCTGCACCGCAACACGGTCGCGCTGCGCATCCGCCGCACACAGGAGCTGCTCGGCATCGACATGAACGACCCCGAGGCTCGACTCGCCCTGCATCTGGCCTGCAGAGCGGTGCTGATGCGCTGA
- a CDS encoding RtcB family protein gives MERLSARLLSWASLIDQKTLDQARTTATLPFIHPHLALMPDAHLGKGATVGSVIPTLGAIIPAAVGVDIGCGMIAVRTQFTASQFTERDLAPLREAIERAIPLSAGRYNRKVVATAEPRIADLQSLAEKNGFDPASYTGNWMLQLGTLGSGNHFIEVSLDELDRVWLFLHSGSRGVGNKIAMHHIAVAQRIVKQYWIDLPDPDLAYLVEGTPEFTRYIRELRWAQHFALLNREEMMDRVVRQVSEFAGAEVQEQERINCHHNFTESEKHFGKQVWVSRKGAIQADAGRAGLIPGSMGTASYVVEGLGNPLSLNSSPHGAGREYSRSAARRTFTREQLREAMVGIEFRDTDAFIDEIPQAYKPIDQVMADAADLVTIRHTLRQIVNVKGD, from the coding sequence ATGGAGAGGCTCTCCGCACGGCTGCTGTCGTGGGCATCGTTGATCGATCAGAAGACACTCGATCAGGCGCGCACCACTGCGACGCTTCCGTTCATCCACCCGCACCTGGCGCTCATGCCGGATGCGCACCTCGGCAAGGGGGCGACGGTCGGCTCGGTCATCCCGACGCTCGGCGCGATCATCCCCGCCGCCGTGGGCGTCGACATCGGCTGCGGCATGATCGCCGTTCGCACGCAGTTCACCGCCTCACAGTTCACCGAGCGCGATCTCGCGCCGCTGCGCGAGGCGATCGAGCGCGCGATCCCGCTGTCAGCGGGGCGGTACAACCGCAAGGTCGTCGCCACCGCCGAGCCGCGGATCGCCGACCTGCAGAGCCTCGCCGAGAAGAACGGGTTCGATCCGGCTTCGTACACCGGCAACTGGATGCTGCAGCTGGGCACCCTCGGCTCAGGGAACCACTTCATCGAGGTCTCCCTCGACGAGCTGGATCGGGTCTGGCTGTTCCTGCACTCCGGGTCGCGCGGCGTGGGCAACAAGATCGCCATGCACCACATCGCGGTCGCGCAGCGAATCGTGAAGCAGTACTGGATCGATCTCCCCGACCCCGACCTGGCCTACCTGGTCGAGGGCACGCCAGAGTTCACCCGGTACATCCGCGAGCTGAGGTGGGCACAGCACTTCGCCCTGCTGAACCGGGAGGAGATGATGGACCGCGTGGTGCGCCAGGTGTCGGAGTTCGCGGGGGCGGAGGTGCAGGAGCAGGAGCGGATCAACTGCCACCACAACTTCACCGAGTCCGAGAAGCACTTCGGCAAGCAGGTCTGGGTGTCGCGGAAGGGGGCGATCCAGGCAGACGCCGGTCGCGCCGGGCTCATCCCAGGCTCGATGGGAACCGCCTCGTACGTCGTGGAGGGACTCGGCAATCCGCTGTCGCTGAACTCGTCGCCGCACGGCGCCGGGCGGGAGTACTCGCGGTCGGCGGCGCGGCGCACGTTCACGCGCGAGCAGCTGCGTGAGGCGATGGTCGGAATCGAGTTCCGTGACACCGACGCCTTCATCGACGAGATCCCGCAGGCGTACAAGCCGATCGATCAGGTGATGGCGGATGCCGCCGATCTCGTGACCATCCGGCACACGCTGCGGCAGATCGTCAACGTGAAGGGCGACTGA
- a CDS encoding TetR/AcrR family transcriptional regulator, whose translation MPKIVDPAERRALIADALFRVIVRDGVGGVSLRNVAAEANVTAGMVQHYFASKDELMAFAMQTAATRYEQRIGASVAALGEAPSPAAVVRAVLLNFIPQTDDELHDGRISLQFQAYAAIRDDHSRSLAQGEAQLRHWFTELLEHAADADAQSASARATALLATAEGLGLTVLSAGLSASDALAALDAQLIANGIR comes from the coding sequence ATGCCGAAGATCGTCGATCCCGCCGAGCGGCGCGCGCTGATCGCCGACGCCCTGTTCCGCGTGATCGTTCGCGACGGGGTCGGCGGGGTCAGTCTGCGCAACGTCGCCGCGGAGGCGAACGTGACCGCGGGCATGGTGCAGCACTACTTCGCGTCGAAGGACGAACTGATGGCGTTCGCGATGCAGACCGCCGCCACACGTTACGAGCAGCGCATCGGCGCATCGGTGGCCGCCCTCGGCGAGGCGCCGTCCCCCGCTGCCGTTGTTCGCGCCGTCCTGCTCAATTTCATCCCGCAGACCGACGACGAGCTGCACGACGGAAGGATCAGCCTGCAGTTCCAGGCCTACGCGGCCATCCGCGACGACCACTCCCGCTCGCTGGCACAGGGCGAGGCGCAGCTCCGGCACTGGTTCACCGAACTGCTCGAACACGCGGCGGATGCCGATGCACAGAGCGCGTCGGCACGCGCGACCGCTCTGCTCGCCACGGCTGAGGGTCTCGGTCTGACCGTGCTGAGCGCCGGGCTTTCGGCATCTGACGCCCTCGCGGCGCTTGACGCGCAACTGATCGCCAACGGCATCCGCTGA
- a CDS encoding VOC family protein: protein MATFDHLGITVDDVPSASTQFNPVFEALGYTRAHDGEDHAYWRRTDEPEILLYTAREKGTGPHVHGRVGWQHLAFAVDSRDEVDRIHDIAVAAGWSEVREPKDYPRFSDRYYASFVEDANGIRLEIMHNPPRTD from the coding sequence ATGGCGACTTTCGATCACCTCGGCATCACCGTCGATGACGTGCCCTCGGCATCGACCCAGTTCAATCCCGTCTTCGAGGCGCTCGGCTACACGAGGGCGCACGACGGGGAGGATCACGCGTACTGGCGGCGCACCGACGAGCCTGAGATCCTGCTGTACACCGCTCGGGAGAAGGGCACAGGACCGCACGTGCACGGTCGCGTCGGCTGGCAGCACCTCGCCTTCGCGGTCGACTCCAGGGACGAGGTCGACCGGATCCACGACATCGCCGTGGCCGCAGGATGGAGCGAGGTGCGCGAGCCCAAGGACTACCCGCGGTTCAGCGACCGGTACTACGCGTCGTTCGTCGAGGATGCCAACGGCATCCGGCTCGAGATCATGCACAACCCACCGCGCACCGACTGA
- a CDS encoding RidA family protein — protein sequence MTAVSLIRAPELSDAAQYAYAATAPAGARLIFLAGACPLNPDGTTAAVGDYAGQAAACIDTLRGALAAAGAGLTDVISTRVLVASSSQADLVSAWNVVRDAFGAHDVPSTLMGVTVLGYDDQLVEIEAVAAVVD from the coding sequence ATGACCGCCGTCTCCCTCATCCGCGCGCCCGAGCTGTCCGACGCCGCCCAGTACGCATACGCCGCCACCGCGCCCGCAGGCGCCCGGCTCATCTTCCTCGCGGGGGCGTGTCCGCTGAACCCCGACGGCACGACGGCTGCGGTGGGCGACTACGCGGGCCAGGCGGCCGCGTGCATCGACACCCTGCGCGGCGCGCTCGCCGCGGCGGGCGCAGGGCTCACCGACGTGATCAGCACCCGAGTGCTCGTCGCCTCGTCGTCGCAGGCAGACCTCGTCTCGGCCTGGAATGTCGTCCGCGACGCGTTCGGAGCACATGACGTGCCGAGCACGCTGATGGGAGTCACCGTGCTCGGATACGACGATCAGCTGGTCGAGATCGAGGCCGTCGCCGCGGTCGTCGACTGA
- a CDS encoding VOC family protein has product MPILNPYISFRDNAREALERYHEVLGGDLQIMTFGSMPEMGYDPSESELVMHGSLTTDDGMVLMASDTPSSMEYQAPQGVSISIGGAEADRLRAVWDGLLDGGTATIPLAPAPWGGDFGMLVDRFGVAWMVSIDT; this is encoded by the coding sequence ATGCCCATCCTGAACCCGTACATCTCGTTCCGCGACAACGCACGCGAGGCCCTCGAGCGCTACCACGAGGTGCTCGGCGGCGACCTGCAGATCATGACCTTCGGCTCGATGCCCGAGATGGGCTACGACCCGAGCGAGAGCGAGCTCGTCATGCACGGCTCGCTCACCACCGACGACGGCATGGTGCTGATGGCGTCGGACACCCCGTCGAGCATGGAGTATCAGGCACCCCAGGGCGTCTCGATCTCGATCGGCGGCGCCGAGGCCGACCGCCTGCGTGCGGTCTGGGACGGCCTGCTCGACGGCGGCACGGCGACGATTCCCCTCGCGCCCGCGCCCTGGGGCGGTGACTTCGGAATGCTCGTCGACCGGTTCGGCGTCGCCTGGATGGTGTCGATCGACACCTGA